The genome window CTGAAGgggcaggcaggggacaggTACCACAAGACCTGGGCCAACTACTTTGTACGGTGAGGAgcggctggggctggggcgaTACCTGGGGGACTCtcagtggtggcactggggactcCTCACCCCTTCCCCCCACATCAGGTTCCTGGATGAATACGCCAAGCACAACGTGACATTctgggcagtgacagcagagAACGAGCCCACGGCCGGGCTGATCAACAATtaccccttccagtgcctgggctTCACAGCCGAGCAGCAGCGGGACTTCATCGCTCGGGACCTGGGCCCGGCGCTGGCCAACAGCTCCCACCGCCACGTCCAGCTCATCATCCTGGACGACAACCGGCTCCACCTCCCTCACTGGGCCAGAGTGGTGAGTGTGGGCATGGATGTGCCATCACGGTGACCTGAGGCAGAGCCTGTGCCTGTGGGACACCCTGTTGGGTGCTGGGCCTCTGGCTCTGCCCTGTGGGACTGActcttctccctgccaggtCCTGGAGGATGAGGGGGCAGCTCGCTACGTCCACGGCATCGGCATCCACTGGTACCTGGACTTCATCGGTCCCATACAGGACACAGTGTTGCCCACTCATGAGCTCTTCCCTGACTACTTTATCCTGGCCACGGAGGCGTGCATTGGTGCCCATTTCTGGGAGCGGGATGTGAtcctgggctgctgggagcGGGGAAACCAGTACAGCCACAGCATCCTGATGGTGAGGCCCCTCTGTCTCCCTGTGCGCTGGGCCCTGGGGAGGGTTGCTGGTGTTGGGCAGGCATCTGAGCTGTCGTGTTGCAGAATCTGAACCACTTTGTGGCCGGCTGGACTGACTGGAATCTGGCCCTGGATCTGGAGGGGGGCCCCAACTGGGTCAAGAACTACGTGGACAGCCCCATCATTGTGGACAGCAGCGAAGGCATCTTCTACAAGCAGCCCATGTTCTACCACATGGGGCACTTCAGGTGGGTTGGAGCCCACAAcgtgctccagcagcagctcctgagagGCACAAGGCAAATTTGGCTTGAGAGGAGCTCTCCTGGGGTCTGACTCCCACCCTGAGGTTGCTGCTCATTTGTCTGTTCAGCAAATTCATCCCCGAGGGCTCCCAGCGCGTGGGGCTCGTCGCCTCCAGGGAGTCCAAGAAAACAGCGCTGGAGTACGCGGCTTTCCTGCGCCCCGACGGGGCTGTGGTCGTGGTGCTTCTGAACCGGTGGGTGATGCAGCCCAGCCCTCCTGTGTGGGACCCCGTCCCCCTGG of Poecile atricapillus isolate bPoeAtr1 chromosome 33, bPoeAtr1.hap1, whole genome shotgun sequence contains these proteins:
- the LOC131590319 gene encoding lysosomal acid glucosylceramidase-like — encoded protein: MGAALCWRLLLVLLAGHRAAGARPCSPKYFGRDAMVCVCNATYCDTLDPLALPDPGSYVKYESSKAGKRLERSEGRFQRRLCAPDVVLTLDTTQRFQRVKGFGGSITDAAAINILSLPERAQDHLLRSYFSEEGLEYNLIRLPMASCDFSLHAYTYDDVPYDYELTHFSLRDEDTKLKIPLLHRVSAMSKRPLSLYASPWTSPTWLKTSESYVGKGTLKGQAGDRYHKTWANYFVRFLDEYAKHNVTFWAVTAENEPTAGLINNYPFQCLGFTAEQQRDFIARDLGPALANSSHRHVQLIILDDNRLHLPHWARVVLEDEGAARYVHGIGIHWYLDFIGPIQDTVLPTHELFPDYFILATEACIGAHFWERDVILGCWERGNQYSHSILMNLNHFVAGWTDWNLALDLEGGPNWVKNYVDSPIIVDSSEGIFYKQPMFYHMGHFSKFIPEGSQRVGLVASRESKKTALEYAAFLRPDGAVVVVLLNRSPQDIALGLADTVGLISAVAPANSIQTYLWRRQ